The Sulfurimonas hydrogeniphila genome includes a window with the following:
- a CDS encoding sodium ion-translocating decarboxylase subunit beta, translated as MKKIVLKFLALIMLFAFSNAMASEHATVAQEAQSTHKEENYHPKPMGEMIVNFLKSTGIVALVSPRDDEMSATGQKMSDFHKGLGRVIMILIVFLLFYLGIAKGFEPLLLLPIAFGGLLANIPIAGIAGEHGFLGVIYNMGLSNELFPIIIFMGVGAMTDFGPLLSNPKTALLGGAAQFGIFGTLVGAVALAHFGFVDFTLQQASAISIIGGADGPTSIFIATKLAPELLGAIAVASYSYMAMVPIIQPPIMKALTSEKERKIKMTTLRHVSRLEKLVFPILVLMLAILVLPESTPLIGAFMFGNFLKESGVVERLNDTLQNALINITTIFLGLGVGSKLAADQFLVPETLFIMVLGIIAFSVGTAAGVLMAKFMNLFPGHKINPLIGSAGVSAVPMAARVSNKVGMEYDRTNMLLMHAMGPNVAGVIGSAVAAGVLISLFQ; from the coding sequence ATGAAAAAAATTGTACTTAAGTTTTTAGCTCTTATAATGCTCTTTGCATTTTCAAATGCAATGGCATCAGAGCATGCAACAGTTGCTCAAGAAGCACAATCAACACATAAAGAAGAAAACTATCATCCAAAACCAATGGGTGAAATGATAGTAAATTTTCTCAAATCAACAGGAATTGTCGCTCTTGTAAGTCCAAGAGATGATGAGATGAGTGCAACAGGGCAGAAAATGAGTGATTTTCATAAAGGTCTGGGCCGTGTGATTATGATTCTTATCGTCTTTTTGCTTTTTTATCTTGGAATTGCAAAAGGGTTTGAACCATTGTTACTCTTGCCAATTGCCTTTGGCGGACTGCTGGCGAACATTCCTATAGCCGGTATTGCAGGAGAACATGGTTTCCTTGGTGTAATTTACAATATGGGACTTTCAAATGAGCTTTTTCCTATTATCATCTTTATGGGTGTCGGGGCAATGACTGATTTTGGTCCACTGTTGTCAAACCCTAAAACAGCACTGCTTGGCGGAGCGGCTCAGTTTGGTATTTTTGGAACACTTGTGGGTGCTGTTGCGCTTGCTCATTTTGGTTTTGTTGATTTTACTCTGCAGCAGGCTTCTGCAATTTCGATTATCGGCGGGGCGGATGGTCCTACATCCATCTTTATCGCAACGAAACTTGCACCGGAACTTTTGGGAGCTATTGCGGTTGCATCATACAGTTATATGGCGATGGTGCCTATTATTCAGCCTCCTATTATGAAAGCACTGACAAGCGAAAAAGAGAGAAAGATCAAGATGACGACACTTCGTCATGTTTCCCGTTTGGAAAAACTTGTTTTCCCGATCCTTGTTTTGATGCTGGCAATTTTGGTTTTACCGGAATCTACACCGCTTATCGGTGCATTTATGTTCGGTAATTTCTTAAAAGAATCAGGTGTTGTTGAACGTTTGAATGATACATTACAAAATGCCCTTATCAATATTACAACTATTTTCTTGGGACTTGGTGTCGGTTCGAAGCTTGCAGCTGATCAGTTCCTTGTACCTGAAACTTTGTTTATTATGGTTTTAGGAATTATTGCATTTTCTGTAGGAACTGCAGCAGGTGTATTGATGGCGAAGTTTATGAACCTTTTCCCTGGACACAAAATCAATCCGTTAATCGGTTCAGCAGGTGTTTCTGCCGTTCCGATGGCGGCACGTGTATCAAATAAGGTCGGTATGGAATATGACCGTACAAACATGCTTTTAATGCATGCAATGGGTCCGAATGTGGCAGGAGTTATCGGTTCAGCAGTAGCAGCTGGTGTGCTTATTTCACTTTTTCAGTAA